The segment GTCGTGTACCACCCATTTGCGTCGCGAGTGCCGTTTGAAACCTGGATCGTCCCGAAGGCCCACGAGGCGTGCTTTGCCCTGATTCCGCCTCATGAATCGAAAGTGTTTGCGCGTACTCTAAAGAGCGCATGGGCGGGGCTCCATTCGGCGCTGAACGATCCGGATCTCAACTATGTGCTCCATACCCGGCGCAGTGTGCACGAGGTGAGCGAGTCGTATCACTGGCACCTGCAGATCATGCCTCGTTTTACCACTGCGGCCGGGTTCGAGCTGGGGTCGGGAATCTATATCAATACAGCGTTACCTGAGGAGACAGCGGCATTCTTACGCGAGTACGAGTAGAAGGATCGAGCAGGCTGTGTCTCGGCGTCATACCCTGGCAATGACACGTTCACGAAGGCGATTCTACGATATCTGGTCGAGAGGATAGGCGATGCAGGCGGAGACGTTAGTATGCTGGTTTGATGCGATCGATCTCGCCGACATCCCGACGGTAGGCGGCAAGAATGCGTCGCTCGGCGAGATGTATCAACACCTCAAGGCGCTTGGCGTTCGGGTTCCCTACGGGTTCGCCATTACAGCCGCCGCCTATCGGCGCTTCCTTGGAGAGAGTGGTTGCGAGGCGAAGATCAGGGCGCAACTGAAAGAGCTGAATACGGCTGACATCCTGAATCTACGCGCCCGTGGAGAGGCGATCCGGACGATCATCCTCGAGGCTTCGCTGTCGCTTGTACTTCAGAACGAGATCGTAGCCGCCTATGAGAGATTGTGCGCGGAGTATGGGCCGAACACCGACGTGGCAGTGCGGAGCAGTGCCACCGCCGAGGATCTGCCAGATGCCAGCTTTGCCGGTCAGCAGGAGACCTATCTGAATGTCCATGGGATCCCAAGTCTGCTGGAGGCCTGCCGGAAGTGCTTCGCCTCGCTCTTTACCGATCGCGCGATCGCCTATCGTGAAGAGAAGAGATTTGACCATCTGAGCGTGGCCCTTTCCATCGGGGTGCAGAAGATGGTCCGTTCAGACCTTGGGGCAGCCGGCGTCATGTTCACCGTCGATACGGAAACCGGTTTCCGCGATTGTATCCTCATCAATGCCTCATATGGCCTTGGCGAGAGTGTGGTCCAGGGCTCGGTAACGCCGGATGAGATGTACGTGTTCAAGCCCACGCTGCTCAAGGGTTTCCGCCCGATCCTCCAGCGGACGCTGGGGAGCAAAGAATGGAAGCTGGTGTACGATGAGGGAGGAAGCAAACAGACCAGGAATGTCCCAGTTCCTCGTGAGGATCGTCAGCGCTTCGCTATTGACGACGACGAGATCCTCCAACTCGCCCGCTGGGGGTGCGCCATCGAGGCGCATTACACCCGGAAGAGCGGCAAGTATACGCCGATGGACATCGAGTGGGCCAAGGATGGCCGGAGCGGTGAACTGTTCATCCTGCAAGCCCGCCCGGAAACGGTGCAATCGGTCAAACGAATCGATCTATTGCGGGTCTATCGACTCGAGGAGACCGGGGTACCGGTCGTGGTCGGCAAGAGCGTGGGAGAGATGATCGGGCAGGGAAAGGCCCGCATTATTACGGACCCGCGCCATATGGAGCGGTTTCATGATGGCGAGGTCCTGGTGACCGATAAGACCGATCCGGACTGGGTACCGATCATGAAGAAGGCGACTGCGATCGTGACCAATCGCGGTGGGCGGACCTCGCATGCGGCTATTGTCAGTCGCGAGCTGGGGATACCGGCAGTCGTTGGGACCGCACAGGGCACACAGGTGATCGGCGACGGAGACGAGATTACCGTTTCGTGCGCAGAGGGCGATGCCGGGTATGTATATCGCGGTCGGCTCAAGTTCAGCGTTCGGGAGATCGATCTGGGCAAGCTCGACCGCCCCAGGACCAGGATCATGCTGAACGTGGCCAATCCGCAGGAGGTTTTCAGTCTGGCGGCCATTCCCAACGACGGGGTCGGTCTGGCGAGAGTCGAGCTAATCATCGGTCATGCCATCCGGATCCATCCGATGGCATTGGTTCGCTATGACACGCTGACCGATCAGGCGGCCAGGGCCGAGATCGAGCTGCTGACCGGCGCCTATGTCGACAAGCCGCAGTATTTCGTGGACAAGCTGGCGGAAGGGGTGGGGATGATTGCGGCCGCCTTCTACCCCAAGGATGTGATCGTCCGCCTCAGTGACTTCAAGACGAACGAGTACGCCAACCTGATCGGCGGTCAGGAGTTCGAGCCGACGGAGGAGAATCCTATGCTGGGTTTTCGCGGCGCTTCCCGCTATTACAGCGACCGGTATCGGGAGGGTTTCGCCCTGGAATGCCGCGCCATGTTGAAGGTGAGAGAGGAAATGGGCTTGACCAACGTTAAGCTGATGATCCCCTTCGTCCGTACAGTGACGGAAGGCGAAAAGGTCCTGGCGGAGATGGCGAAGCACGGACTCACACGCGGAGAGAACGGTCTTGAGGTCTATGTGATGTGCGAGATTCCCAGCAACGTCCTGCTCGCCGAGGAGTTTGCCGCGATCTTCGACGGCTTTTCCATCGGATCAAACGATCTGACCCAGTTGACGCTGGGGGTTGACCGGGATTCGGAACTGGTCGCCCCGATCTTCGATGAGCGGAATCGTGCCGTCAAGAAGCTGATCGCGTCGGTGATCGCGATCGCGCGAGCGCGTGGCAGAAAGATCGGTATCTGCGGCCAGGCGCCAAGCGACTATCCGGAGTTCGCTCAGTTCCTGGTCGAGGAAGGGATCGACAGCATCTCGCTCAATCCGGACGCGGTCATGAAGATGACGGCGAAGGTGTTAGAGATTGAGCACACGACGGCGGTCGAGCAGATGGGGTTGTCGACTGTCCGGTGATAGCCTGGTGGTACGTTCCCGCAGTTGACCCAGGTAGCAGTTCACAAGGAGGTGAGAGATGGCAGATCAGAAGGTTCCGGTCAAGTCGGTCAAGAATATCGGTTCACTGCTCAGCGAGTTACTGGAGATTGAGCGACGGGTGGCTGAGCGCGCCCATGAGCTTTTCAGGGATCAAGGTTGGCAGGCCGGCCGCGAGGATGAGTATTGGTTGCAGGCTGAGAAGGAGCTTCTGTGGCGGCCCTGCGCGGAGCTGATTGAGACCGACAGAGAGCTTCGAGCCAGCTTTGCTCTGGCCGGCCTCACTGCTAAAGATGTAAAGGTGCTGGTCGAACCCAATCACCTGACGGTGCGAGCGGTCACACAACACGAAGATAGGAAGGAAGAGGGGACCTGCCACTTTTGCGAGTTTCATCGAGGAGAACTCTACCGGTCAATGGCGTTGCCGAGTACCGTCATTCCGGAGAAGGCTCAGGCAGAGGTGAAAGAGGGTATGCTGACGGTGATCCTTCCCAAGGGGAAGGCGCCTGTCGCCAAGAAGATCCGGATTAAGAGAGCGTCAGCGAGAACGCAAGGGTAATCGAGGAGTGAGCGAGCCAACGATCTCAATGAACGAAACCTGTCGCTATCAGTCAAGGTCGGGTCGGGTGTAGGCCATCGTAAAGGCATGCGGAGGCCTCGGAAAAAGAGACTATCGCCTGCGGGCAGGAGGTGCGATCATGACAATTCCAGCACGGGTTCGCGAGTGGTTGGATCAGCAGCAGGTACGGTACGAGATCATTCCCCACAGGGAGGTATACACGGCTCAGGAGGTGGCCGGCGCCACCCACATCCCCGGTCGGGCCTATGCCAAGGTGGTCATTCTGAAAGGGCAGCAGGGCCTGATGATGGCGGTCCTGCCGGCTATGTGCCGATTGGACATCGTTCGGATGCGGCATGTCATGAACGACAGTACGGCGAGCCTGGACCCGGAGGCCGATTTCGCAAAGATATTTACCGGATGCGAGCCGGGGGCTATGCCTGCCTTCGGCAACCTCTACGGGGTCCCGGTGTACTGCGATCAGCACTTGATGAAGGAGACGACGATCGCCTTCCCAGCGGGAAGCCACCACGAGGTAATTCGAATTGCGTCCAAGGACTTTCTCCGGATAACGGGCGCTCAGGTGCAGGAGATATGCACGATTGTGCACGAACAGGCCGCGTGAATTGAGTACAGGAAGGCTCGGGCGGCAGGTCTCGCTTTCAGAGAGCGGGAACCCCCTGGAGTAGTGTGATGCACTGAAGGCGGAACAGGTAGCAGCCGGCAAAGAGACGCAGACGAACAATTCCAGCGTCTAGCGCCATGCGCAGTCTCTGTGGCCCCTTGGGCGAAAGTGCCTTAAGGGGCCGTTTCGCCCTTAAGGGCGAGAGGCGGCATCTCAGAGGCCTTTCGCGTCAAGTCCATTTTCACCGACTACTGCGGCGGCGCGCTTAGGCTCAGCGCGATGATGGAGCTTCCGATTTGCAGTGCTGCACCCGGTATAGGAGACTTCGAATGAATAGCTCGGAAGATAAGGCCCCGAAAGTAAGCCCTCTTGCAGGAAGGCCCGCCGAACCATCGATGCTCCTCAACGTATCCAAGCTTGTCACCGCTTACTACACGGAGGCGCCTGACCCTTCGATACCGGAGCAGCGGGTTGCGTTCGGCACATCAGGACATCGTGGTTCCTCTTTCGAAAAGGCTTTCAACGAATGGCATATTCTCGCCATCAGTCAGGCCATTTGCCTGTACCGGGAGCAGAAGAAGATCGATGGCCCGTTGTTTCTCGGCATGGACACGCATGCGCTCTCCGTATCGGCTCTTGCCAGCGCGCTTGAGGTGCTGGCGGCAAATGGGGTGGAAGTCATGATCGCGCAGGGGGATGAATATACCCCGACGCCCGCCGTTTCCCACGCGATTCTCACGTACAACCGCGGGCGAAAGATAGGACTCGCCGACGGCATCGTCATCACGCCGTCACACAATCCGCCACATGACGGCGGGTTCAAATATAATCCCCCAAACGGCGGGCCGGCAGAATCCGCCGTCACCGCCTGGATTGAGGCGAAGGCAAACGAGTTTCTCGAGAATGGCCTTCTGGGTGTGAAAAGGATTCCTTTCGAGAAAGCGCTTCGCGCCCCCACGACGCACCGGCACGACTATCTCAATACTTACATTAGTGATCTCGCCAACGTGCTCGATATGGACGCCATTCGCGGCGCGAAGATCAACCTGGGGGTTGATCCGCTCGGCGGCGCAGGGGTCCACTACTGGGGGCCGATTGCCGAGCGCTACGGGTTAAACCTTACGGTCGTGAACGAAGCCGTCGATCCGACCTTCCGTTTTATGACTGTGGATTGGGACGGCCAGATCCGGATGGACCCATCCTCGCCCTATGCGATGCAGAGGTTAATCGGCCTGAAGGATCGCTTCGATGTCGCTTTTGCCTGCGATACCGACCACGACCGACACGGAATTGTCACCCGAAGTGCGGGATTACTGCCGCCCAATCATTACCTTTCCGTGGCCATCTTCTACCTCTTCCAACATCGGCGGAAGTGGCGCGAGGAAGCAGCAGTCGGAAAAACGGTGGTGAGCAGCCAGATGATTGATCGCGTCACCGCGAAGCTGGGGCGAAAGCTCTATGAAGTACCGGTCGGATTCAAGTGGTTCGTGGACGGCCTGCTCGACGGTTCACTTGGCTTCGGTGGCGAGGAGAGCGCGGGGGCTTCCTTTGCTCGTCTGGATGGCACCGTTTGGACGACGGATAAAGACGGAATCGTTCCAGCTCTGCTCTCGGCGGAGATCGCAGCTCGGATGGACCGCGATCCCGGCGAAATTTACCGCAATCTCACGCGTGAGTTCGGTGAACCTGCCTATGACCGCGTTGAGGCGCCAGCCACTCCGGATCAAAAGGAACTGTTGGCGAAACTGTCACCCCAGCAGGTTCGGCTCACAGACTTGGCTGGCGAAAAAATCCAGGCTGTCCTCACCCACACGTCAGGTAACGGCGCTCCCATCGGCGGCTTGAAGGTAATAGCCGAAAGCGGATGGTTCGCTGCGCGTCCGTCAGGAACCGAAAATATCTACAAGATCTATGCGGAGAGCTTCCGGGGATCGGAACATCTGCGCTGCATTGTGGAGGAGGCGCAGACGATTGTCAGCGATGCTTTGGCGGCGGCGATGCCGGAGCGGGGCAAAGGTTGCGCGTCGTCGATTCTTCACCAACGGATAGCAAGCGAAGCCAAGGAAGAGTAGCGTGGCGAGGGGAAACCCTAACTGACGCCTTCGACGATTCGGTGCAGAGCAAATGTGAAGGAGAAACTATGAGCAAACACACCCGTGCCAGCCATCCAATCTACAGCCTTCTCCCCATGGAAGTCGAGGGGTTCGATTCCCTTGCCGAGCTGGCCCTGGATATGCGCTGGTCGTGGAATCATGCTACCGACAAAATATGGCGGCAGCTTGATCCCGAACTATGGGAAATCACGCATAACCCCTGGGTTGTCTTGCAGACGGTCTCGCGAGACCAACTCGAGCGCGTGCTGGCCGATCCCGCCTTCCGCAAGAACATTGCTGACCTGCTGCGAGCCAAGCGTCACGCGGCGGAGGCGCCGGCGTGGTTTCAGCAGAAGCATCCACAGGCCCCCCTGACCTGTGTCGCCTATTTCAGCATGGAATTTATGTTGAGCGAAGCGCTGCCCATCTACTCGGGCGGGCTGGGCAATGTAGCCGGCGATCAGCTCAAAGCCACCAGCGATCTGGGCGTACCAGTGGTCGGCGTCGGGCTGCTGTACCAGCAAGGCTATTTTCGCCAGGTGATCGACAAAGACGGAGCGCAACAGGCCCTCTTCCCGTACAACGATCCCGGACAGTTGCCGATCACGCCGTTGCGCCAAGCGAACGGCGAGTGGTTGCGGTTGGAGATCGCCTTACCTGGTTACTCGGTCTGGCTGCGCGCCTGGCAGGTCCAGATCGGCAAAGTGAAACTGTACCTGCTGGATAGCAATGACGCGGCGAACTTCCCCGCTCATCGAGGGATTACCAGCGAGCTGTATGGCGGCGGACCGGAGCTGCGCCTCAAGCAAGAACTGCTCCTGGGGATCGGCGGATGGCGACTGCTTGGCGCGCTTGGTATCCAGCCGGAAGTCTGTCATCTGAATGAAGGGCATGCGGCCTTTGCCGTGTTGGAACGCGCCTGCAGTTTCATGCAAGAGACCGCGCAGCCCTTCGAAGTCGCGCTGGCCGTCACGCGAGCAGGGAACCTCTTCACGACCCACACGGCAGTCGCCGCAGGTTTTGACCGTTTCGCCCCGGCCCTCATCGAGCAATACCTCGGTGGGTATGCCAAGCAGAAGCTCGATATAACACTCTACGATTTGCTGGCCCTTGGCCGCCAGAACCCGAACGACTCATCGGAAAGCTTCAACATGGCCTATCTGGCAATCCGGGGGAGCGGGGCGGTGAATGGGGTGAGTCGCTTGCATGGGAAAGTCAGCCGGCAGCTCTTTGCGCCCCTTTTTCCCCATTGGCCGACGGACGATGTGCCCGTCGGACATGTGACCAACGGAGTCCACATGCCGACCTGGGACTCGGCCCCGGCCGATGATCTGTGGACGGACGCCTGTGGAAAGGACCGCTGGCTGGGGACGACGGAAACGCTGGAGCAGGACATTCGCTGCGTCTCAGACGCCTGCCTTTGGCAATTTCGTACCGCCGCCAGCAGGTCTCTTGTTGAATACGCTCGCGAGCGATTGTCCAGACAACTGGCTGCCTCCGGCGCATCGGCCGAGGCGGTTGAGGGGGCGAAACATCTATTCGATCCTCACGCATTGACGCTGGGCTTTGCGCGCCGCTTCGCGACCTACAAGAGGCCGAACCTGCTGCTGCACAATCCGGCGCGTTTGCTGCGCCTTTTGACCAATCCTGAGCGCCCGGTGCAACTCATCATCGCTGGTAA is part of the Candidatus Methylomirabilota bacterium genome and harbors:
- the ppsA gene encoding phosphoenolpyruvate synthase, whose protein sequence is MQAETLVCWFDAIDLADIPTVGGKNASLGEMYQHLKALGVRVPYGFAITAAAYRRFLGESGCEAKIRAQLKELNTADILNLRARGEAIRTIILEASLSLVLQNEIVAAYERLCAEYGPNTDVAVRSSATAEDLPDASFAGQQETYLNVHGIPSLLEACRKCFASLFTDRAIAYREEKRFDHLSVALSIGVQKMVRSDLGAAGVMFTVDTETGFRDCILINASYGLGESVVQGSVTPDEMYVFKPTLLKGFRPILQRTLGSKEWKLVYDEGGSKQTRNVPVPREDRQRFAIDDDEILQLARWGCAIEAHYTRKSGKYTPMDIEWAKDGRSGELFILQARPETVQSVKRIDLLRVYRLEETGVPVVVGKSVGEMIGQGKARIITDPRHMERFHDGEVLVTDKTDPDWVPIMKKATAIVTNRGGRTSHAAIVSRELGIPAVVGTAQGTQVIGDGDEITVSCAEGDAGYVYRGRLKFSVREIDLGKLDRPRTRIMLNVANPQEVFSLAAIPNDGVGLARVELIIGHAIRIHPMALVRYDTLTDQAARAEIELLTGAYVDKPQYFVDKLAEGVGMIAAAFYPKDVIVRLSDFKTNEYANLIGGQEFEPTEENPMLGFRGASRYYSDRYREGFALECRAMLKVREEMGLTNVKLMIPFVRTVTEGEKVLAEMAKHGLTRGENGLEVYVMCEIPSNVLLAEEFAAIFDGFSIGSNDLTQLTLGVDRDSELVAPIFDERNRAVKKLIASVIAIARARGRKIGICGQAPSDYPEFAQFLVEEGIDSISLNPDAVMKMTAKVLEIEHTTAVEQMGLSTVR
- a CDS encoding Hsp20 family protein; protein product: MADQKVPVKSVKNIGSLLSELLEIERRVAERAHELFRDQGWQAGREDEYWLQAEKELLWRPCAELIETDRELRASFALAGLTAKDVKVLVEPNHLTVRAVTQHEDRKEEGTCHFCEFHRGELYRSMALPSTVIPEKAQAEVKEGMLTVILPKGKAPVAKKIRIKRASARTQG
- a CDS encoding YbaK/EbsC family protein — encoded protein: MTIPARVREWLDQQQVRYEIIPHREVYTAQEVAGATHIPGRAYAKVVILKGQQGLMMAVLPAMCRLDIVRMRHVMNDSTASLDPEADFAKIFTGCEPGAMPAFGNLYGVPVYCDQHLMKETTIAFPAGSHHEVIRIASKDFLRITGAQVQEICTIVHEQAA
- the pgm gene encoding phosphoglucomutase (alpha-D-glucose-1,6-bisphosphate-dependent) translates to MNSSEDKAPKVSPLAGRPAEPSMLLNVSKLVTAYYTEAPDPSIPEQRVAFGTSGHRGSSFEKAFNEWHILAISQAICLYREQKKIDGPLFLGMDTHALSVSALASALEVLAANGVEVMIAQGDEYTPTPAVSHAILTYNRGRKIGLADGIVITPSHNPPHDGGFKYNPPNGGPAESAVTAWIEAKANEFLENGLLGVKRIPFEKALRAPTTHRHDYLNTYISDLANVLDMDAIRGAKINLGVDPLGGAGVHYWGPIAERYGLNLTVVNEAVDPTFRFMTVDWDGQIRMDPSSPYAMQRLIGLKDRFDVAFACDTDHDRHGIVTRSAGLLPPNHYLSVAIFYLFQHRRKWREEAAVGKTVVSSQMIDRVTAKLGRKLYEVPVGFKWFVDGLLDGSLGFGGEESAGASFARLDGTVWTTDKDGIVPALLSAEIAARMDRDPGEIYRNLTREFGEPAYDRVEAPATPDQKELLAKLSPQQVRLTDLAGEKIQAVLTHTSGNGAPIGGLKVIAESGWFAARPSGTENIYKIYAESFRGSEHLRCIVEEAQTIVSDALAAAMPERGKGCASSILHQRIASEAKEE
- the glgP gene encoding alpha-glucan family phosphorylase, whose product is MSKHTRASHPIYSLLPMEVEGFDSLAELALDMRWSWNHATDKIWRQLDPELWEITHNPWVVLQTVSRDQLERVLADPAFRKNIADLLRAKRHAAEAPAWFQQKHPQAPLTCVAYFSMEFMLSEALPIYSGGLGNVAGDQLKATSDLGVPVVGVGLLYQQGYFRQVIDKDGAQQALFPYNDPGQLPITPLRQANGEWLRLEIALPGYSVWLRAWQVQIGKVKLYLLDSNDAANFPAHRGITSELYGGGPELRLKQELLLGIGGWRLLGALGIQPEVCHLNEGHAAFAVLERACSFMQETAQPFEVALAVTRAGNLFTTHTAVAAGFDRFAPALIEQYLGGYAKQKLDITLYDLLALGRQNPNDSSESFNMAYLAIRGSGAVNGVSRLHGKVSRQLFAPLFPHWPTDDVPVGHVTNGVHMPTWDSAPADDLWTDACGKDRWLGTTETLEQDIRCVSDACLWQFRTAASRSLVEYARERLSRQLAASGASAEAVEGAKHLFDPHALTLGFARRFATYKRPNLLLHNPARLLRLLTNPERPVQLIIAGKAHPEDRAGQALIHEWIQFIRQPETRPHIVFLSDYDMLLTEHLVQGVDVWINTPRRPWEASGTSGMKVLVNGGINLSELDGWWAEAYTPEVGWALGDGQEHGDDPAWDAVEADGLYDLLEREVIPEFYTRNESGIPIAWVKRMRESMTRLTPRFSANRTVCEYTEQHYLPAAAAYCTRAAGKGAVGRKIVNWEHTLKEIWGTLSFGDVKAQTNVAQHIFEAEVYLNELDPNVVRVELYAEGINGSSPIRQEMTCVRQLPGASGGYVYTAAVSADRRVEDYTARVIPHCSGVAVPLEAVHILWQR